From the genome of bacterium, one region includes:
- a CDS encoding uracil-DNA glycosylase, which translates to MINKRKNPVEYFRFLADMGENELLMPGAKSGERGDVVAEEEKLTAEDKAFLLRELEEEAKKCRKCGLYKVRRKLVFGDGSPDAEILFIGEAPGAEEDRQGIPFVGRAGKLLDKILEVVGLKRSEVYIANVLKCRPPENRDPTPQEEMACLPFLFRQIEIIKPRIICCLGRISARALLHTKRPMTELRGKLFSFRGIPVVVTYHPAALLRNERLKKPTWDDFQFLLRELDRLRKENG; encoded by the coding sequence ATGATTAATAAGCGCAAAAATCCTGTTGAGTATTTTCGATTTCTCGCCGATATGGGCGAAAATGAACTGCTAATGCCTGGTGCTAAATCTGGTGAAAGAGGAGATGTTGTTGCCGAAGAGGAAAAGTTGACTGCTGAGGATAAAGCCTTTTTACTTAGGGAGCTTGAGGAGGAGGCTAAAAAGTGCAGAAAGTGCGGGCTTTACAAGGTGAGGCGAAAGCTCGTTTTTGGCGATGGTTCGCCTGATGCGGAGATCCTTTTCATAGGAGAGGCACCAGGCGCAGAGGAGGACAGGCAGGGAATCCCCTTTGTGGGCAGAGCTGGTAAATTGCTTGACAAAATACTTGAAGTGGTCGGACTCAAACGAAGTGAAGTTTACATAGCAAATGTTTTGAAGTGTCGTCCGCCGGAGAATAGAGACCCGACACCGCAGGAAGAGATGGCTTGTCTACCATTTCTTTTCAGGCAAATAGAGATCATTAAACCGCGAATAATATGTTGCCTTGGGCGAATATCAGCGAGGGCTCTTCTTCACACGAAAAGACCGATGACCGAACTCAGAGGGAAATTGTTCTCTTTCCGTGGAATACCCGTAGTGGTGACCTACCATCCAGCGGCACTTCTGAGGAACGAGCGACTTAAAAAACCTACATGGGATGACTTCCAATTCCTCCTTAGAGAACTTGACAGATTGCGAAAAGAAAATGGATGA